CAAGGTTGTCTACCAGGAGTTCGATTCGAACGAGACGCTGCAGGCGAAGCTGCTGTCGGGCACGTCGGGCTACGACGTCGTCGTGCCGTCCGACATCTTCTGGGCGCGCCAGCTGCAGGCCGGCATCTTCCGCAAGATCGACAAGAGCCAGGTGCCGAACTACGGGCTGCTCGATCCGGAAATCATGAAGGTGCTGTCGAAGGACGATCCGGGCAACCAGTTCGGCATTCCGTGGACGTGGGGCACGGATGGCCTCGGGATGAACGTCGAGAAGGTCAAGGCCGCGCTCGGCAACGACGCGCCGCTCGACAGCTGGGCGCTGTTGTTCGACCCGAAATACGCGCAGAAGCTGAAAGGCTGCGGCGTGTCGGTGCTCGATTCGCCGGTCGATGCGTTCGGGATGGCGCTGGTCTACCTGAAGAAGGACGCGAACACGACGAACCCGGCCGACTACCAGGCCGCGTACGAGCTGCTGAAATCGGTGCGGCCGTACATCACGCAGTTCAATTCGAGCAGCTACATCAACGATCTCGCGGGCGGCGACATCTGCCTCGCGCTCGGCTGGTCGGGCGACGTGAACTCGGCGCGCATCGCGGCCGCTTCCGCGAAGAAGTCGTATCACATCAAGTACGTGATACCGAACGAGGGCAGCGCGATGTGGTTCGACATGATGGCGATCCCGAAGGATGCGCCGCATCCGGACGCCGCGTTGAAGTTCGTCAACTTCGTGCTGTCAGAGAAAGAGAGCGCGAACCTGACCAACGATACGTCGTATCCGTCGGCCGTGCCGTCGTCGAAGCGCCTCGTGCGCGCCGAGGTGACGAGCGATCCGGCCGTGTTTCCGCCGGCCGACGTCATCCGCAAGCTGAGCCTCAGCAAACCGATCCCGCCTGACCTGATGCGTCTGCAGAACCGTCTCTGGACGAAGCTGAAGACCGAGTAAGCCGTCCCCCGTACTCCCGCCTATCTTTCGCGCGCCCCGCCGCTTTTCGCGGCGGG
The sequence above is drawn from the Burkholderia stabilis genome and encodes:
- a CDS encoding polyamine ABC transporter substrate-binding protein — encoded protein: MAGDWKHHLKTACAALALGGLVWAGAPVAHAADVVNVYNWGNSIGKATIANFEKATGIKVVYQEFDSNETLQAKLLSGTSGYDVVVPSDIFWARQLQAGIFRKIDKSQVPNYGLLDPEIMKVLSKDDPGNQFGIPWTWGTDGLGMNVEKVKAALGNDAPLDSWALLFDPKYAQKLKGCGVSVLDSPVDAFGMALVYLKKDANTTNPADYQAAYELLKSVRPYITQFNSSSYINDLAGGDICLALGWSGDVNSARIAAASAKKSYHIKYVIPNEGSAMWFDMMAIPKDAPHPDAALKFVNFVLSEKESANLTNDTSYPSAVPSSKRLVRAEVTSDPAVFPPADVIRKLSLSKPIPPDLMRLQNRLWTKLKTE